One Weissella coleopterorum DNA segment encodes these proteins:
- the yjeM gene encoding glutamate/gamma-aminobutyrate family transporter YjeM, with protein sequence MNDAENGKTGKSIKLMTLIMMIFTTIFGFANTPIAFMQMGYASIIWYIFAAIFFFLPLGFMMAEYGSAFNEAKGGIYSWIEGAVGPKTAFIGTFMWLASWETWLVATASKIWIPFSTFISGSDQTQTWHLFGLNSNQVIGILAVLLIIVVTFFASKGIDWISKISSFGGIMMVTINILFFILSIFILLANGFHTAEPVHGISTFIHSANPSFTSPIAMLSFVVYAVFAYAGMESMGGITDSMENPKRDFPRGVLISTAIIAVLYAFSIFLWGVSANWSQIIDQGHVNLGNVTYVMMNNLGSTFGHQIGLNATGAATLGQWFARFAGFDMFIVYIGSFFVLIYSPIKAFVLGTPKDFWPKHVTELNAKGMPSNAMWYQALFVIVLIIAIAFGGSTAQVFYNILTLMGNVSTALPYLFLVGAYPFFNQNQTIEKPYVFFKNKTGMWIVTSISFIVLALSVLFTCVEPILQHQWTDAFWTVSGPVFFTLIAVILYRRYERKKRHEN encoded by the coding sequence ACATTAATTATGATGATCTTTACGACCATCTTTGGGTTTGCCAATACCCCGATTGCTTTCATGCAAATGGGTTATGCAAGTATTATTTGGTATATTTTTGCGGCGATTTTCTTCTTCTTGCCATTAGGATTTATGATGGCAGAATATGGATCAGCCTTTAATGAGGCTAAGGGTGGAATCTACTCTTGGATTGAAGGAGCCGTTGGACCTAAGACGGCGTTTATTGGAACCTTTATGTGGTTAGCTTCTTGGGAAACTTGGCTGGTAGCCACCGCATCTAAAATTTGGATTCCGTTTTCAACCTTTATTAGCGGATCCGATCAAACGCAAACTTGGCACCTTTTCGGGCTTAATTCGAATCAAGTGATTGGAATATTAGCGGTTTTGCTGATTATTGTGGTTACCTTTTTTGCTTCGAAAGGAATTGATTGGATTTCAAAAATTTCATCATTTGGTGGAATTATGATGGTGACAATTAATATTCTCTTTTTCATTTTAAGTATTTTTATTCTTTTGGCGAATGGGTTCCATACAGCTGAACCAGTCCATGGTATTTCGACTTTTATCCACAGTGCCAACCCTAGTTTCACATCACCGATTGCGATGCTTAGTTTCGTTGTCTATGCGGTCTTTGCCTACGCTGGGATGGAGTCAATGGGTGGAATTACTGATAGTATGGAGAATCCCAAACGTGATTTCCCCCGGGGAGTTTTGATTTCAACCGCCATCATTGCTGTTTTATATGCATTCTCAATCTTCTTATGGGGGGTCAGCGCGAATTGGTCACAAATTATTGATCAAGGCCATGTTAACTTGGGGAACGTAACCTACGTAATGATGAATAATTTGGGAAGCACCTTTGGGCATCAAATTGGCTTGAATGCCACGGGCGCAGCCACATTGGGCCAGTGGTTCGCACGTTTTGCGGGCTTTGACATGTTTATTGTTTACATTGGTTCATTTTTCGTTTTGATTTATTCACCGATTAAAGCCTTTGTCCTAGGAACGCCTAAGGATTTCTGGCCAAAACATGTGACCGAGCTCAATGCGAAGGGAATGCCCTCAAATGCAATGTGGTATCAAGCACTTTTCGTGATTGTTTTGATTATTGCGATTGCTTTTGGTGGTTCAACCGCCCAAGTTTTCTACAATATTTTGACATTGATGGGGAATGTTTCAACGGCTTTGCCTTACTTGTTCTTGGTAGGAGCATATCCTTTCTTCAACCAAAACCAAACCATTGAAAAGCCGTATGTCTTCTTTAAAAATAAGACAGGTATGTGGATTGTTACGTCGATTTCATTTATTGTATTAGCGCTGAGTGTGTTATTTACTTGTGTGGAACCAATTTTGCAACACCAATGGACAGATGCGTTTTGGACGGTATCTGGACCGGTCTTCTTCACTTTGATTGCGGTAATTTTATACCGTCGCTATGAGCGTAAGAAACGGCATGAAAATTAA